GGTCGCCCAGGGCGAGGAGAGTCGCTGATCCGGTCCGGTCCGACGGCTGCGACGACCCGGTGCGCGGGAATGGCCCGAAGAGGCCCCTGCGCGTGCACGGGGGACCCTCACCGTGCGTCAACACCGGTTCCAGGGGCAGGCGTTCCGCGTGCGTGACCGCTGTGCCGTACGACCGTCCCCGGACCCGCGCGATCGCTCGCGGCGCCGTTTCCTGCCCGGCGGCACCTCATCCGCGATCACGACACGTTGGATGTCGAGATGTCTCTTCCGGTTCACCAGCACCCGGCGGCCGGTGTGCTGCTCACGCTGGCCGACGCACGCTTGCGAGGGGAAGGTGAGGAAACCTTCCTCAGCCGTCTGGCCCGGGACGCCGCCCGGGTGCCCGGCGTGGACGCGGCCGGCTGCCACCTCACCGGCACCGACAGCCGGCCGCGCAGTCAAGGGGCGTCCAATGACGCTGCCGGTCAACTGGAGCGCGCACAAATGGAGTTGCGAGAGGGGCCGTGCATCGAGACCGCTCGCTCCAGCACACCCCTGACCAACGTGCCGATGCTCCACGCGCACAGCCGAACCCGCTGGCCGCGCTTCACCCGCCGCGCCCTGGACGCGGGGTTCACCGCCGTCACCGCCCTGCCGCTGCGCTCGCACGACCGTCTTCTGGGCACCTTGAACCTCTACCACCAGCACGGCGCGCTGCACCGGGACGACGTGCGCTGGTGCCAGCTCCTGGCCGCCGCCGCGGCGCTCGGCCTGGCCCACCACGACCTCCTGCACGAAGCCCGGCGCCGCGGCGAGCAGTTGCAGGGCGCCCTGGACAGCAGGGTTGTCATCGAACAGGCCAAGGGGATCCTGGCCGAACGCCTCGACTGCCCTGTCCAGGACGCCTTCGCCCTGCTGCGCCGCCACGCCCGCAGCAACCGGATGAAACTCACCGACCTGTCCGCCCAGATCATCGGCGGCCCGGCCGACGCCGGACCGTTCCCGCGTCCCTCCGTCGTGGCCGACCGCGGGTCACGCGTCGGTCTTCCGCGACTGCCGCACTGGTACTGACGCTCCGCGCGGTCAGTGGCCGGCGGCTCGGGAAGCCGGCGCGGACTGGCCCGGCGGGGGAGTGGGGCCCGCGGTGCGGGCCGGGTCCGGGCGGGAGGTTTCCGCCGACCCGGGGTCGGGTGCGAACCAGGCCCTGCCGATCAGCATGGCGGCCAGGAAGATCACCGCTGCGGCGACGGCGATCGTCAGCCTCGGCCGACGGGCCGCGAAGCCGCGCACGCCCCTGCGCGCCCGGGGGCTCCGGCGCGTGTGGCCGGTCCGCACGGGGGCGGACGGCAGCGCGTACGTGGTCGGGGGCCCCGTTTCGCCCGGTGCGCGCCGCCGACCGGGCGCGGAGCCCGGCGTCGGTCCGGTCGGGCGAACCGGCCGCGGAGCGGGGGCCGGCGTCGCCGCGGGAAGGGGTTCGGGGCGGCCCTGCCAGGCGCCGACGGCGAACCAGTCGGCCACCTGCCGGGAACCGGGCCGGTCCGTGGGCTCCTTGGCGAGCAGGCCGAGCAGGTAGTTCTCGAAGGCGGGCGGTAGATGTGTGCCGAGTTCGCGCGGTGGCACGGGCGTGGCATCGAGATGCTGATGCAGGATCACCAGGGCGGTGTCGGCCTGGAACGGGGGACGCCCGGTGAGGAGTTGGTAGAGCACACAGCCCAGCGAGTACACGTCGGAGGCGGGTGAAGCGGGCTTGCCCAGAGCGCGCTCGGGCGCGAGGTACAGGCTGGTGCCGACGATCTGCCCGGTGGCCGTGAGCGCACCGGCGGGGTCGTCGAGGAAACGGGCGATGCCGAAGTCCCCGATCTTGAGGGCGCCGTCGGCGTCCAGAAGGAGATTGCCCGGTTTGATGTCCCGGTGCACGATGCCCTGCCGGTGGGCGGCGGCGAGCCCGGCCGCGGCCTCGGCGGCGATCCGGGCGACCTGCTCGACGGGCAGCGGACCCCCGGCCTTCAGATGCTGCGCCAGGCTGTCGCCCTCGATCAACTCCATCACCA
Above is a genomic segment from Streptomyces sp. R21 containing:
- a CDS encoding ANTAR domain-containing response regulator; translated protein: MSLPVHQHPAAGVLLTLADARLRGEGEETFLSRLARDAARVPGVDAAGCHLTGTDSRPRSQGASNDAAGQLERAQMELREGPCIETARSSTPLTNVPMLHAHSRTRWPRFTRRALDAGFTAVTALPLRSHDRLLGTLNLYHQHGALHRDDVRWCQLLAAAAALGLAHHDLLHEARRRGEQLQGALDSRVVIEQAKGILAERLDCPVQDAFALLRRHARSNRMKLTDLSAQIIGGPADAGPFPRPSVVADRGSRVGLPRLPHWY
- a CDS encoding protein kinase; this translates as MLIAGRYRLQTPIGRGAMGEVWQAYDEMLGRPVAVKLLLGQDSDPTAESRFRLEAQTAGHLNHPHVIGVLDFGSYENRLFLVMELIEGDSLAQHLKAGGPLPVEQVARIAAEAAAGLAAAHRQGIVHRDIKPGNLLLDADGALKIGDFGIARFLDDPAGALTATGQIVGTSLYLAPERALGKPASPASDVYSLGCVLYQLLTGRPPFQADTALVILHQHLDATPVPPRELGTHLPPAFENYLLGLLAKEPTDRPGSRQVADWFAVGAWQGRPEPLPAATPAPAPRPVRPTGPTPGSAPGRRRAPGETGPPTTYALPSAPVRTGHTRRSPRARRGVRGFAARRPRLTIAVAAAVIFLAAMLIGRAWFAPDPGSAETSRPDPARTAGPTPPPGQSAPASRAAGH